One segment of Salvelinus alpinus chromosome 1, SLU_Salpinus.1, whole genome shotgun sequence DNA contains the following:
- the LOC139537298 gene encoding B-cell CLL/lymphoma 7 protein family member A-like isoform X1 yields the protein MSGRSVRAETRSRAKDDIKRVMAAIEKVRKWEKKWVTVGDTSLRIFKWVPVTEPKTADEKKKGKDEKYGSELTTPENSSSPGMMDMNDDNSNQSSIADSSPVKQETSSSTSPAPEPTTVSHGDNSEAKSDQSPDCKRVKSNPSERGQRDKRDSSQTSSGEKDTSDSRKATQDPEEEAPRSKKNKQESPS from the exons ATGTCGGGCAGGTCCGTACGAGCCGAGACCCGGAGCAGGGCGAAAGATGACATCAAGCGGGTTATGGCCGCGATTGAGAAAGTACGGAAATG ggaGAAGAAATGGGTGACAGTTGGAGACACGTCCCTGAGGATCTTCAAGTGGGTTCCAGTGACTGAGCCCAAAACAGCAGATGAA AAGAAGAAGGGGAAGGATGAGAAGTATGGGTCAGAATTGACCACACCAGAGAACAGCTCTTCTCCTGGGATGATGGACATGAATG ACGACAACAGTAACCAGAGTTCTATCGCTGACTCCTCCCCCGTCAAACAGGAAACCAGCAGCAGCACTAGCCCAGCCCCCGAACCCACCACCGTATCCCACGGCGACAACAGTGAGGCCAAGAGCGACCAGAGCCCTGACTGCAAGaggg TGAAGAGCAACCcatcagagagaggacagagggacaagagagacagCAGCCAGACATCCTCGGGAGAAAAGGACACCTCAGATAGCCGCAAAGCCACTCAG GATCCGGAGGAAGAGGCTCCTCGCAGTAAGAAGAACAAGCAGGAGTCTCCATCTTAG
- the LOC139537298 gene encoding B-cell CLL/lymphoma 7 protein family member A-like isoform X2: MSGRSVRAETRSRAKDDIKRVMAAIEKVRKWEKKWVTVGDTSLRIFKWVPVTEPKTADEKKKGKDEKYGSELTTPENSSSPGMMDMNDDNSNQSSIADSSPVKQETSSSTSPAPEPTTVSHGDNSEAKSDQSPDCKRVKSNPSERGQRDKRDSSQTSSGEKDTSDSRKATQRT, encoded by the exons ATGTCGGGCAGGTCCGTACGAGCCGAGACCCGGAGCAGGGCGAAAGATGACATCAAGCGGGTTATGGCCGCGATTGAGAAAGTACGGAAATG ggaGAAGAAATGGGTGACAGTTGGAGACACGTCCCTGAGGATCTTCAAGTGGGTTCCAGTGACTGAGCCCAAAACAGCAGATGAA AAGAAGAAGGGGAAGGATGAGAAGTATGGGTCAGAATTGACCACACCAGAGAACAGCTCTTCTCCTGGGATGATGGACATGAATG ACGACAACAGTAACCAGAGTTCTATCGCTGACTCCTCCCCCGTCAAACAGGAAACCAGCAGCAGCACTAGCCCAGCCCCCGAACCCACCACCGTATCCCACGGCGACAACAGTGAGGCCAAGAGCGACCAGAGCCCTGACTGCAAGaggg TGAAGAGCAACCcatcagagagaggacagagggacaagagagacagCAGCCAGACATCCTCGGGAGAAAAGGACACCTCAGATAGCCGCAAAGCCACTCAG aggacctga